From a single Thalassophryne amazonica chromosome 7, fThaAma1.1, whole genome shotgun sequence genomic region:
- the LOC117514550 gene encoding IgGFc-binding protein-like has product MKCANLTCAAEEGCSVRGGVQDCHVKQGYCTVSPGGYLTSFDGMSGGVGGPGAFELMSLCDEDAALWFRVVVDVRVCSYCGAKQVVTVFVYFNNTSIIVKKRSSGLGQLQKSVSSQGTHK; this is encoded by the exons ATGAAGTGTGCAAACCTTACCTGTGCTGCTGAGGAGGGATGTAGTGTACGAGGCGGAGTCCAGGATTGTCACGTGAAGCAGGGTTACTGCACGGTCAGTCCGGGTGGTTACCTGACCTCCTTTGATGGCATGTCAGGAGGAGTAGGAGGTCCAGGAGCATTTGAATTGATGTCTCTCTGTGACGAGGATGCAGCGCTGTGGTTCCGTGTGGTCGTGGATGTCAGAGTTTGCAGTTACTGTGGAGCAAAGCAGGTCGTCACTGTGTTTGTGTACTTCAACAACACCTCCATCATAGTAAAAAAAAGATCATCTGGTCTGG GTCAACTGCAAAAAAGTGTCTCTTCCCAAGGAACTCACAAGTGA